The Limibacillus sp. genome has a segment encoding these proteins:
- a CDS encoding ABC transporter permease yields MENWRRHPLVFWVTSLPPTFWLVAFFLVPLAMVWVFSFSEKQGIIDLELTWTFDNYARAVEWIYLEILLKSFWMAGLTTLFCFILGFPVAFAISFAPAKWKPVLLLLVILPFWTNLLIRTYALIAVLRSRGYVNFTLEWFYDRIYWVVDGIGLGHLMNPRFTYLELLYNNTAVLFGMTYVFLPFMILPLYAALERMDRSYIEASLDLGASQVRTFRTVIIPLSKAGILSGIIITFIPALGSFLQPDLLGGPDSQLIGNVIERQFKSANDWPFGAALSFILMYLTFGALALRAVMERKNSRMEG; encoded by the coding sequence ATGGAAAACTGGCGGCGACACCCTCTGGTCTTCTGGGTGACAAGCCTGCCGCCGACCTTCTGGTTGGTGGCTTTCTTCCTCGTACCGCTGGCGATGGTCTGGGTCTTTTCCTTCTCGGAAAAGCAGGGGATCATCGACCTTGAGCTGACCTGGACCTTCGACAACTACGCACGCGCGGTCGAGTGGATCTATCTTGAGATCCTGCTCAAGTCCTTCTGGATGGCGGGGCTCACCACGCTCTTCTGCTTCATCCTGGGGTTCCCGGTGGCCTTTGCGATTTCCTTCGCGCCGGCCAAGTGGAAACCGGTGCTTCTGCTGCTGGTCATCCTGCCTTTCTGGACCAACCTTCTGATCCGCACCTATGCGCTGATCGCGGTGCTGCGCAGCCGGGGCTACGTCAACTTCACGCTGGAGTGGTTCTACGACCGCATCTACTGGGTGGTGGACGGGATCGGCCTGGGCCATCTGATGAATCCGCGCTTCACCTATCTGGAGTTGCTCTACAACAACACCGCCGTGCTGTTCGGCATGACCTACGTCTTCCTGCCCTTCATGATCCTGCCGCTCTATGCGGCGCTGGAGCGCATGGACCGCAGCTACATCGAGGCGAGCCTGGACCTTGGGGCCTCCCAGGTCAGGACCTTCCGCACGGTCATCATCCCGCTCAGCAAGGCGGGCATCCTCTCGGGCATCATCATCACCTTCATCCCGGCGCTGGGATCCTTCCTGCAGCCGGACCTGCTGGGCGGGCCCGACAGCCAGCTGATCGGCAACGTGATCGAGCGGCAGTTCAAGAGCGCCAACGACTGGCCCTTCGGCGCGGCGCTCTCCTTCATCTTGATGTACCTGACCTTCGGCGCGCTGGCGCTGCGCGCGGTCATGGAACGCAAGAACTCCCGGATGGAGGGCTGA